A stretch of DNA from Ricinus communis isolate WT05 ecotype wild-type chromosome 4, ASM1957865v1, whole genome shotgun sequence:
taataaaatatatgtaaatcaTCTTTTAAAAACTATATGTAAAACATCTGTAATATTTGTCACTCTTCTATTTATTGTAATATATACGCCAAATAAGAATTTAtcgtaaaaaaaataaataataattagctAATCGACACTTTTATTAATCGGACATTTTTTGTGTTCaaatctttaataaaaaaaaggttatAGTCATAATTCTCTAATAATATGACAATCATCAAAATTTATAGTCCTTGAAATATGtaagagatttatttaatattggCACTTAAAAGATACTTAGTTTGAGGTAGTGAAGAGTTTGATGAATAAGTTGGTGAGTAGTGTATAAAAGAAGTGAAAAGTGATTGAATACAAAGGTGGATTAATAGGGACAAAGTAGGGCAGGTCTTGAGGGGGACTTCTCATGATTAGTTAATCAAACTTTAGCTGTTCAAAACCATTTTTTCAGATTGTCATTATCAGTAATTTTTGTATTCCCATTGATAACAAAATATGCCATTTATAGAAAGGTTATCTTACATGAAAAGTACATCTACCAATTACCACCCATTTATTGACTTCACGTTCGATTTAAATATCTACCATATAAGTCCTGTTTTATGGATTAAATTCTGATTTTACTACTAAAATTGTCAtgagtttaatttaattataaaaatattaaaaatatttttatatacttactatatacatcataattaaaaaatatatatatatattatattctaatatcttatattttaatattaaataatttccataaactatatttttaaaattagtaaatatgtattagttatttattaattttatatataaatagaaatatatattaaatttagataaaaaaattttaacaaaaataatatataatttatttaaatttgttttaaaaagatttaaatgagtaaaatatattaaatttaaattataaatattaaaagaaaatcgtGGTTACAAAGGTGAGTGgctattttgaattttaattttattttatttactgttacttaaattaaaaaagaaaataatattacaataCGTATCCCCCGTCAAAACAGGTATAAACTACAGACCGATATGTGGCTGTCCAAGGGAAGATAAATTGCACTGTAGGCGTGGTGCGCACCATCATCCCCAACCTCTAgagtgaaaaaaataataattgtatcACTTTTTTCACTCGCTCACTCTCTCTGCTGCCTTCAAGCAAGctccttctttcctctctGTCCGTCCGTCTGTTTGTCTATCTCTCTCTGTTAATCACTTCTTATATAAACCCTTGAGCTAATTGAACCCCTGTTCACTCACATtcacagaaaagaaaaaactcttAATACCCAGAAACCAATAAGCATACTTTCTCCTGACATATAGTTCAAACCTCACAATTGAGATCCCAATTTACAATTAGCCTTAATCTGTGAAAAGAATATGGATCCTCCATTGATAAGTGAAACATCTTTCTCCGCAGCTAACCCGTCTTCCTATACTTTGACTGAGATTTGGCCTTTTTCAGCACTTAATGGAGATGCTAGTGCTGGGTTGGGCCTCCGAGTGGGGAATTTGAGCGCTGGATTTGGGGAACGAGATGGGTCCGTGGAGGAATCCACCGTGACGGAGCAGAGTGTTGGTGGTGGAAGAAAGAGGAGGGACTTTAGCTCAGAGGATGAGTCATCTAAGATGGTTTCTACTTCCAGTAGTGGCAATGAATTGGTTGGTTCCTTTTTGGCTTTGTATTTCTGTTCTGATGTGATAGTGACTGAAAATTTTGTTAAGAAAGTGAagaatttttttgtaaaaaataaagaaagaaagctttttcttcttcttctttttttttttgggttagTGGGAGTTGAAGTAAAATTGAGATTTATGTTTTTTGTGCTATGTTATCATGCTAACTGAAGTGAGCATTTGTGTTGTTTGCGAGTGTTTGAAACTCCATCTTATAACCTCTGATCTGTAGAATTTCTTGAATTCCATTTGCTTCTCTGCTTGTATGCTGTGAGTTTTTCCGGCTTTATAGAGAATCAGGACCTGAGAGGTAAAAAATGGAGTAGGTTTTGAATCGAACTTGATGTTTTTCATTCTGTGTTTgtcttttatatttagtttatattaatCTTATCACTTGATATTTCACAGTATTTCTATGGTGCTTGGTGTTCTATTTATACAGCAAGATTCAAATGTTAAGCGAATGAAAATATCAGGATCTCAAAATGAGAATGGTAAATCAAAAGCCGAAGTGGAAGCAAGTTCTGCTAACGATAAGAACGCAGCTGAGCAAAACAGTAAAATATCTGAGCCACCTAAGCAAGACTATATTCATGTGAGAGCAAGA
This window harbors:
- the LOC8258147 gene encoding transcription factor bHLH79 produces the protein MDPPLISETSFSAANPSSYTLTEIWPFSALNGDASAGLGLRVGNLSAGFGERDGSVEESTVTEQSVGGGRKRRDFSSEDESSKMVSTSSSGNELQDSNVKRMKISGSQNENGKSKAEVEASSANDKNAAEQNSKISEPPKQDYIHVRARRGQATDSHSLAERARREKISERMKILQDLVPGCNKVIGKALVLDEIINYIQSLQRQVEFLSMKLEAVNSRMGMNPTVEGFHPKDADAQPFDATGMIFGPQVARDYAQASHHEWLHMQIGGNLERTA